The DNA window GGTCGCGTTAGGCAGCGAGTCGTGTAGATACTTAGCAAAACCGTAGGTCTTTTTGACCGTTCCGCTTTCAGCATCGATGCTGATCTTCAGGTCGAGGTTGATCTGGCTGCGGTGGGCTTCGTCGGAAATACAGATGATATTGCTGCGATTGGAGAGCAGTTGAATATCTTCAGTAAACTTGTGGATGGTGGTCAGGAATACCCCGCCGCTGGCGCATCCGGCCAGCTTGTCTCGCAGATCCTGACGGCTGGTGACTGGTTCAATCACCGCATCGCCGATAAAAGCAGTAGCATTGCAGAATTGCTTGGCGAGCTGTTCATCAAGATCGGTGCGGTCGGTAATCAGAACAATGGTCGGGCTGGCAAAATCGACGCTCTTCATCAGCAGGCGGGCCAAGAACTGCATGGTGTAGCTCTTGCCGCAGCCAGTAGCACCAAAGTAGGTTCCCCCTTTACCGGTGCCACCGATATTCTCGCCGTTGGCCGCTATCTGCTTGCGCTCTTTTTTAATGTTGTAGTAAAGCTTGCGGGCGGCGTAATACTGCGGGTAGCGACAGCAGATCTTCACTTCCTGTTTGCTGGTGTCTGGGAAGAAAACGAAGTTCTTCAACACGTCCAGCAAACGGACCGGATGAAATAGCCCTTGGATCAGAGTGTAAAGACCATTGATACCATCTTGCTCGGTGGATTCATTACCGTTCACCTTGCGCCAAGCGTAGTAAAACTCGTATGGAGCAAACAGGTTTCCCAGCTTATTGTTCACCCCGTCACTGAGAATACACAACGCGTTATAGACGAATAGCTTAGGAATATCACGCTTGTAACGCACACAAAGTTGGCGCCAGGCGTCATAGGTGGTGGCCTCTTCTTCACGTACCGCCGATTTAAACTCGAAGACTACCAGCGGCAGGCCGTTCACATACAAGATACCATCGGGGATACGCAGTTGCAGTCCGCCGTCACGGGTCTGGCCTTCTATCTCCAGTTGATTAACCAACCGGTAGATATTATTGCCCACCTCGGCCATCTCTTCGCCATGCCCTGTAAACAAGCTGGCTAACTGCTCTGACAGTGTGCTGGTATCCATCAGCTCGATATAGAGGTCTTTCTTATAACGATCTTCACGTTTAAGTAAAAAGCCGTTGCTGAGCCAGTGGCAGAAGGTTTTATTGCTCTGATAGAGATCGCTGGCAGGCAGAGTCTGCAACTGATGGAGGATGTGAGAAATCTCCCCTTCCGTGATCCCCTCAACCTGATACTGGTTGGCCAGATACTGGCGCAGGTCATCTGTAATCAGCACCTCACTTTTCTCTTTGCGCGGCACATTGCTACCGACAAAATGAGGGTAGCAGGGTTGGCCTTCCGCATTCGAGTGCTGTCCCAGTAGGGAGATAATGGCCTGTTCCAGCTTCGCTTCCGTGAAAATATGGCTCATGGCAATGGCTTCTTGTCTTGTTGTTGTCAGTGTGACCGAGCAGGTAATAACCGCCTCACTATAAATAAACCGTGTGGCGGTCGGATGGTTTATGCCAATACTTGGTCTATGGTGTCGACCTCACTATCACTAATGCGTAGCTCCCCGGAGATTAGTTTGGGTAGCAGTGTGTCTCGGAGTTTGATGAGCTCGGAGCTCTGTTGACGGTTTGATACTTGCTTTTCAGAAAATGAGTTAAATGATCGCTCTGCTTTCTCTGCAATATCAAATGGCGGTAAAACCACTAATTGCTCTGATAGAATTTTACGACTAAGTTCCGTTTGCCCAGTGCTCCCCTCGCCCAGTCGCTCAATTAATCCCTCCATAGAAAGCATTAATTGACCAAAAGTAAAAATAGGGCATGCATTATCACTCACTCTGACGACAGTGACATGCGAATCAGCAACTGTAGTTTCAGATAGATGAGTTACCTGCGCTACCCGCCCCAAGGTTCCAACACCTGTAGAATTAACTAATACATCACCGAGTTTAAGTGCTCTCCCATCAATTCTCTTTGCTTCTTGATCATGACGGCGAGCTGGTTCATAGGATACCTCGTGATTACGAATACACTTTTGATTAATGACTTGAACTCCACCCTCTTCGATATATTTTGGTGAAATACCACGACGTAATTCGCTCGTTATCTCGCCGAGAACCTTTACTTTCCATCCCTCCGGCACCCAACCACCCAAACCAAGTGAAGGCTCAGGGCATTTCTCAAAAGCTGCAGGGAATAGCTGGCGGATATCCTCCGGCAGAGGTTTGAAGTCGACACTTTCGCGCACCGCTTTACGGGCCTCGGCACGGCGCAGCAACTCATCAGAGAACTCTAAATCCTGCTCGAAAAAGCCTGCATCCAACGCGTTATCGACTACGGGGTCAAAATCCACGAACCATGATTTAAAGAGTGCTTGTGCCATTAGCTCTAGGGTTTTGTTGATTTGGCGGTTGAGCAAGATCTTTTTGCTTATGGAATCAATATGCTTAACTATCTCATTTTGTACCGAGATAGGGGGGAGATCTATGGTTATAGAGTTCAGTGCAGCTATTGTCAGGGCTTGCTGAGTTGAACCAATAGTAACTTCATCAATTTTTCTTTTAGCAATTGTTGATGTGAACCAAAAATATAAATAGTCGGAATTAAGATTTTTTTTTGAAATTTTTAAACCACGTTAAATTCCCATCTTTAAAGTAAAAATGATCGATGTTAGTTACTTGGTAAGGTACACCTAATGTTCCTACGGACGTGAGCAATATATCGCCAGCTGTAGGCACTCCGAATTTTTCTTTTATAGCATTGAATTGCTCTTCACTTATGAACAACTCTGTACTAATTATATTGCCTTTGTGTTTTTCAATGATTTCTTTAGAACGATAAAAAGGTACACCGGCGCTTACGTAGTCAGCCATTTTGACTCGCTTGCTGGAACCAATGACAGCAATATCCCCTAATCGGCACGTTTGCCAGTTACTCTCCATAACCTAGGGCCCCCATGTTGTCTCGGAGCACTTGATCCAATACGGCCGCTTCATCCAACTGTCGATAAAGAGTTTGGGTCAGCTCCTGCATCTTGGTTTCAAAAGCAATCCCATCACCCTCAATTTCAGCAGCACCCACATAGCGGCCTGGAGTGAGAACAAAGTCGTTAGCCTTCATCTCATCAAGAGTCGCGACTTTGCAGAAACCGGCCTGATCTTGGTATTGCTCAACACTGATTTCCTTGGCCTCTATGCGGCGCTTAAGTTCGCTCTCGCTACTGCGCCAGGCGTGGAAGGTATCAGCGATGGTGGCGATATCCTCTTTAGTTAGCTCTTTTTGGGTACGGCTCACCATAGTGCCCAGATTGCGGGCGTCGATAAACAGAGTCTCACCACGACGATCGCGATAACCATATTGAGGATTGGCTTGTTTGCTTTTGCTGATAAACCACAGGCAGACTGGGATCTGGGTGGTGAAGAACAGCTGCCCCGGCAAGGCAATCATGCATTCGATACGATCATCTTCAACCAGCTTTTGTCGGATCTCTCCTTCGCCGCTGGTATTCGAGCTCATGGAGCCATTGGCCAGCACAAAACCCGCAGTGCCGTCTTCGCTCAGCTTGGAGAGCATATGCAGGATCCAAGCATAGTTTGCGTTGCCGGTAGGAGGAGTGCGAAAACCTGCAAAACGCGGATCGTTGGTCAGCTCCGCCTCATTGCGCCAGTCCTTCAGGTTAAAAGGTGGATTGGCCATGATGAAATCAGCTTTGAGGTCTGGGTGCTGATCGGCAAAAAAGGTATCAGCCGGACGCTCTCCCAGATTACCGGAGAGGCCGCGCACTGCCAGGTTCATCTTGGC is part of the Serratia quinivorans genome and encodes:
- a CDS encoding EcoKI restriction-modification system protein HsdS; this translates as MAQALFKSWFVDFDPVVDNALDAGFFEQDLEFSDELLRRAEARKAVRESVDFKPLPEDIRQLFPAAFEKCPEPSLGLGGWVPEGWKVKVLGEITSELRRGISPKYIEEGGVQVINQKCIRNHEVSYEPARRHDQEAKRIDGRALKLGDVLVNSTGVGTLGRVAQVTHLSETTVADSHVTVVRVSDNACPIFTFGQLMLSMEGLIERLGEGSTGQTELSRKILSEQLVVLPPFDIAEKAERSFNSFSEKQVSNRQQSSELIKLRDTLLPKLISGELRISDSEVDTIDQVLA
- the hsdM gene encoding Type I restriction enzyme EcoKI M protein — translated: MAKSPTKKAGKGFEETLWDTANQLRGSVESSEYKHVVLSLVFLKFISDKFEAKRKQLIDNGQEAFVDMDVFYQQDNVFFLPPEARWSYVKARAKQDDIAVIIDTALSTIEKRNASLTGALPDNYFSRQGLEVKRLASLIDTIENIDTLANECDLTEEDLVGRVYEYFLGKFAASEGKGGGEFYTPKAVVTLLAEMLEPYQGKIYDPCCGSGGMFVQSLKFVESHQGKSKDIAIYGQELTSTTYKLAKMNLAVRGLSGNLGERPADTFFADQHPDLKADFIMANPPFNLKDWRNEAELTNDPRFAGFRTPPTGNANYAWILHMLSKLSEDGTAGFVLANGSMSSNTSGEGEIRQKLVEDDRIECMIALPGQLFFTTQIPVCLWFISKSKQANPQYGYRDRRGETLFIDARNLGTMVSRTQKELTKEDIATIADTFHAWRSSESELKRRIEAKEISVEQYQDQAGFCKVATLDEMKANDFVLTPGRYVGAAEIEGDGIAFETKMQELTQTLYRQLDEAAVLDQVLRDNMGALGYGE